From the genome of Calditrichota bacterium, one region includes:
- a CDS encoding TonB-dependent receptor: MILKRKMFLILGILLLSFQYLFAGTTGKITGRVVDVQTGDPLPGVNVLIEGTTMGAASSLDGYYVILNVPPGSYTLSASMIGYQKSTFTGVKVSIDLTTTINFKLSTEILDLGKEVVVTAKRPLVTKDLTSAEAHVDADQIANLPVQEVSEVLALQSGVTVDRYGGIHIRGGRSSEVAYWVDGVSVTDVYDGAISVQVENESVQELQVISGTFNAEYGQAMSGIVNIVTKEGGSKYHVNFSGHSGDYVSEHNQIFYDIKNNNPVANYNLQTSLDGPVPFADKLNFFVTARYYSTDGWLYGQNKYLPSGKPGDGKPVPMNFRHKLSGQAKVTARLAPTMKLSIGALGSKMNFRDYNHGFKWNPTGDVEKFDDGYNLSALLTHTLSQRSFYTINISNYYKQFKEYLYKDPHDARYVHPDSLFAPSYGFLSKGTNMHHFQRNTNTWVGKFDYTIQLNEMHQLKAGLEGRLHKLYLDDIWLTALRDSMGVDVVPFRTAILGPENPAHNNYTTRPIEFSAYVQDKIEYRSMIVNLGLRFDYFNSRAKILSDPTDPNIFNPFKPANIYRDPTLPDSLRNLPGNLKTVAEREAYWWQDATPKYQFSPRLGIAYPITDKGTIHFSYGHFLQIPNFVYLYANPGYKVPESANIHGPYGNPDLKPQRTVMYEIGLQQQLAENLKIDVTSFYRDVRNWVTTSVPIETYIPGVSYSKYINKDYANVRGVTLSMTLRPTAGYSVNVDYTYQVAEGSNSDPNEEFYAMQSLAEPTKMIIPLDWDQTHTLNASFIYATRWGGVTLLGRYGSGYPYSPQISRSSRQGQNLSTGLRKNSRRKPTVYTFDLKLHKNISFGNVKAIFFVNVYNLFDRLNEVDVFGDTGRAGNTLQGKNVSQDDAARVNTVEEYLVYPQFYSAPREIQIGLEFDLANL, translated from the coding sequence ATGATTTTAAAACGAAAGATGTTCCTGATTTTGGGAATACTACTATTGTCATTCCAATATCTTTTTGCCGGAACAACCGGGAAAATAACTGGTCGGGTTGTCGACGTCCAGACCGGAGATCCGCTTCCCGGTGTGAATGTGCTTATCGAAGGAACGACCATGGGCGCGGCAAGCAGTTTGGACGGTTACTACGTGATTTTGAATGTGCCGCCCGGAAGCTACACATTGTCCGCTTCCATGATTGGTTACCAAAAGTCAACATTTACCGGCGTGAAGGTTTCCATCGACTTGACAACGACGATAAATTTTAAGTTGAGCACTGAAATTCTCGATCTGGGGAAAGAAGTAGTAGTCACGGCAAAGAGGCCACTGGTGACCAAAGATCTGACTTCAGCGGAAGCTCACGTGGACGCCGATCAGATTGCGAATTTGCCGGTGCAGGAAGTGAGCGAAGTTTTAGCCTTGCAATCGGGCGTGACCGTTGACCGCTACGGCGGCATCCACATTCGCGGCGGCAGATCGTCGGAAGTGGCGTACTGGGTGGACGGCGTCTCGGTGACCGATGTTTACGACGGCGCAATTTCGGTGCAGGTGGAAAATGAATCGGTGCAGGAGTTGCAGGTGATCAGCGGAACGTTCAACGCCGAATACGGGCAGGCGATGTCGGGAATCGTAAATATCGTGACCAAAGAAGGCGGCAGCAAGTATCATGTTAATTTTTCCGGCCACAGCGGCGATTACGTCAGCGAGCACAATCAAATTTTTTACGATATTAAAAACAATAATCCGGTTGCGAATTACAATTTACAAACCAGCCTCGACGGGCCTGTTCCTTTTGCAGATAAATTGAACTTTTTCGTCACGGCGCGCTACTATTCCACTGATGGCTGGCTGTACGGACAGAATAAATATTTGCCATCAGGTAAACCTGGTGATGGCAAACCCGTGCCGATGAATTTTCGTCACAAATTATCCGGACAGGCGAAAGTGACGGCGCGGTTGGCGCCGACAATGAAACTCAGCATTGGCGCGTTGGGAAGCAAAATGAATTTTCGCGATTACAATCACGGCTTCAAATGGAATCCCACCGGCGATGTGGAAAAATTTGACGACGGCTACAATTTGTCCGCGCTCCTGACGCACACGCTCAGCCAACGATCTTTTTACACGATTAATATTTCCAACTATTACAAGCAGTTCAAAGAATATCTTTACAAAGACCCGCACGATGCGCGCTATGTCCATCCGGATTCTCTTTTTGCGCCCAGCTACGGATTTTTGAGTAAAGGGACAAATATGCATCATTTTCAGCGCAATACAAACACCTGGGTCGGAAAATTCGACTATACTATTCAGCTCAATGAAATGCATCAGTTGAAGGCTGGGTTGGAAGGCCGGTTGCACAAACTTTATCTCGATGATATCTGGCTCACGGCATTGAGGGATTCCATGGGCGTTGACGTCGTGCCGTTTCGGACGGCCATTCTGGGACCGGAGAATCCGGCGCACAACAATTACACCACCCGCCCGATTGAATTTTCCGCGTACGTGCAGGATAAAATTGAATATAGAAGCATGATTGTGAATCTGGGCTTGCGCTTTGACTATTTCAACTCCCGGGCGAAAATTCTATCGGATCCGACCGATCCGAATATTTTCAATCCGTTCAAACCGGCTAATATTTACCGCGATCCCACGCTGCCGGATTCATTGCGAAATCTGCCGGGGAATTTGAAGACAGTCGCTGAACGCGAAGCGTACTGGTGGCAAGACGCGACGCCGAAGTATCAGTTCAGCCCGCGGTTGGGAATTGCCTATCCGATCACTGATAAAGGAACGATTCATTTTTCGTACGGCCATTTTTTGCAAATTCCAAATTTCGTGTATCTTTACGCCAACCCCGGCTACAAAGTGCCGGAGAGCGCTAATATCCACGGACCGTACGGAAATCCTGATTTGAAACCGCAGCGAACTGTGATGTACGAAATCGGATTGCAGCAACAGTTGGCGGAGAATTTGAAAATTGATGTCACTAGTTTTTATCGTGACGTTCGAAACTGGGTCACGACGAGCGTGCCCATTGAAACGTACATTCCGGGCGTGTCTTATTCCAAATACATTAATAAAGATTACGCCAATGTCCGCGGTGTTACTCTTTCCATGACGCTCAGGCCCACAGCGGGCTACTCGGTGAATGTCGATTACACTTACCAGGTGGCGGAAGGCAGCAATTCCGACCCTAACGAGGAATTTTACGCCATGCAGTCTCTGGCGGAACCGACGAAAATGATCATTCCGCTGGACTGGGATCAAACGCATACGTTGAACGCCTCTTTTATTTATGCGACGCGATGGGGCGGCGTGACGCTGTTGGGCCGATACGGCTCCGGGTATCCGTACTCGCCGCAAATCAGCCGCTCGTCGCGGCAGGGACAGAATCTGTCCACAGGTTTGAGAAAAAATAGCCGCCGCAAACCAACGGTTTACACATTTGATTTGAAATTGCACAAGAATATTTCCTTTGGCAATGTGAAAGCAATTTTCTTTGTCAATGTTTACAATTTATTTGATAGATTGAATGAAGTTGACGTTTTTGGCGATACAGGTCGCGCGGGAAATACGCTGCAAGGGAAAAACGTTTCCCAGGATGATGCGGCTCGCGTGAATACGGTGGAAGAATACCTTGTTTACCCGCAATTTTATTCAGCGCCGCGGGAAATCCAAATCGGGTTGGAATTTGATTTGGCAAATTTGTAG